One region of Glycine max cultivar Williams 82 chromosome 9, Glycine_max_v4.0, whole genome shotgun sequence genomic DNA includes:
- the LOC100782357 gene encoding protein pleiotropic regulatory locus 1 isoform X2 — MEVEPVEPQSLKKLSFKSLKRALDLFSPIHGHLATPDAESKKIRTSHKVSVEYGGIKSTANQPPPRQVSSATQDPGSSNTLALPGPGDSKDSQKGGPQNALVVGPTIPSTTPNDTGFQNKSTAVVSASGSSERNLSTSALMERMPSKWPRPVWHAPWKNYRVISGHLGWVRSVAVDPSNTWFCTGSADRTIKIWDLASGVLKLTLTGHIEQVRGLAVSNRHTYMFSAGDDKQVKCWDLEQNKVIRSYHGHLSGVYCLALHPTIDVLLTGGRDSVCRVWDIRSKMQIHALSGHDNTVCSVFTRPTDPQVVTGSHDTTIKMWDLRYGKTMSTLTNHKKSVRAMAQHPKEQAFASASADNIKKFTLPKGEFCHNMLSQQKTIINAMAVNEEGVMVTGGLMPPQS, encoded by the exons ATGGAGGTGGAGCCCGTGGAGCCGCAGTCGCTGAAGAAGCTAAGCTTCAAGTCTCTGAAGCGCGCTCTCGATCTCTTCTCTCCCATCCACGGACACCTCGCTACTCCCGATGCCGAAAG CAAGAAAATACGCACTAGCCACAAG GTGAGCGTGGAGTATGGTGGAATCAAAAGCACTGCCAATCAACCTCCTCCTCGTCAAGTTAGTTCTGCCACCCAGGATCCAGGGTCCTCTAACACTCTGGCTCTTCCAG GTCCCGGAGATTCCAAGGATTCTCAGAAAGGAGGACCCCAAAATGCCTTGGTTGTTGGTCCAACTATCCCATCCACAACACC GAATGATACTGGTTTTCAGAACAAAAGTACAGCGGTTGTTTCAGCCTCTGGTTCATCTGAAAG AAATTTATCAACATCTGCTTTGATGGAAAGAATGCCAAGTAAATGGCCACGTCCTGTATGGCACGCACCATGGAAGAACTACAGG GTCATCAGCGGTCACTTGGGATGGGTGAGATCTGTTGCAGTTGATCCCAGTAACACATGGTTTTGTACTGGTTCTGCAGATCGAACTATCAAG ATATGGGACTTGGCAAGTGGAGTATTGAAGCTCACATTAACAGGCCACATTGAACAAGTTAGAG GTCTTGCTGTTAGCAACAGACATACTTACATGTTCTCTGCTGGTGACGATAAACAAGTTAAATGTTGGGATCTTGAACAGAATAAG GTTATTAGGTCTTATCATGGTCATCTGAGTGGTGTTTATTGCTTGGCTCTTCATCCCACAATTGACGTTTTACTAACCGGAGGACGTGATTCTGTCTGCCGG GTTTGGGATATACGAAGTAAAATGCAGATTCATGCTCTTTCAGGTCATGATAACACTGTCTGTTCTGTGTTTACGCGGCCAACG GATCCCCAAGTTGTTACAGGTTCTCATGACACTACCATCAAGATGTGGGACCTTAGATATG GTAAAACAATGTCAACTCTTACAAACCATAAAAAATCTGTTCGAGCAATGGCCCAGCATCCCAAAGA GCAAGCTTTTGCATCTGCTTCAGCTGACAATATTAAAAAGTTCACCCTTCCAAAAGGAGAATTTTGCCACAATATGCT CTCTCAACAGAAAACTATCATCAATGCAATGGCTGTCAATGAGGAGGGTGTGATGGTTACTGGAG GATTAATGCCTCCCCAATCTTGA
- the LOC100782357 gene encoding protein pleiotropic regulatory locus 1 isoform X1 — translation MEVEPVEPQSLKKLSFKSLKRALDLFSPIHGHLATPDAESKKIRTSHKVSVEYGGIKSTANQPPPRQVSSATQDPGSSNTLALPGPGDSKDSQKGGPQNALVVGPTIPSTTPNDTGFQNKSTAVVSASGSSERNLSTSALMERMPSKWPRPVWHAPWKNYRVISGHLGWVRSVAVDPSNTWFCTGSADRTIKIWDLASGVLKLTLTGHIEQVRGLAVSNRHTYMFSAGDDKQVKCWDLEQNKVIRSYHGHLSGVYCLALHPTIDVLLTGGRDSVCRVWDIRSKMQIHALSGHDNTVCSVFTRPTDPQVVTGSHDTTIKMWDLRYGKTMSTLTNHKKSVRAMAQHPKEQAFASASADNIKKFTLPKGEFCHNMLSQQKTIINAMAVNEEGVMVTGGDNGSMWFWDWKSGHNFQQSQTIVQPGSLDSEAGIYACTYDLTGSRLITCEADKTIKMWKEDESATPETHPLNFRPPKDIRRF, via the exons ATGGAGGTGGAGCCCGTGGAGCCGCAGTCGCTGAAGAAGCTAAGCTTCAAGTCTCTGAAGCGCGCTCTCGATCTCTTCTCTCCCATCCACGGACACCTCGCTACTCCCGATGCCGAAAG CAAGAAAATACGCACTAGCCACAAG GTGAGCGTGGAGTATGGTGGAATCAAAAGCACTGCCAATCAACCTCCTCCTCGTCAAGTTAGTTCTGCCACCCAGGATCCAGGGTCCTCTAACACTCTGGCTCTTCCAG GTCCCGGAGATTCCAAGGATTCTCAGAAAGGAGGACCCCAAAATGCCTTGGTTGTTGGTCCAACTATCCCATCCACAACACC GAATGATACTGGTTTTCAGAACAAAAGTACAGCGGTTGTTTCAGCCTCTGGTTCATCTGAAAG AAATTTATCAACATCTGCTTTGATGGAAAGAATGCCAAGTAAATGGCCACGTCCTGTATGGCACGCACCATGGAAGAACTACAGG GTCATCAGCGGTCACTTGGGATGGGTGAGATCTGTTGCAGTTGATCCCAGTAACACATGGTTTTGTACTGGTTCTGCAGATCGAACTATCAAG ATATGGGACTTGGCAAGTGGAGTATTGAAGCTCACATTAACAGGCCACATTGAACAAGTTAGAG GTCTTGCTGTTAGCAACAGACATACTTACATGTTCTCTGCTGGTGACGATAAACAAGTTAAATGTTGGGATCTTGAACAGAATAAG GTTATTAGGTCTTATCATGGTCATCTGAGTGGTGTTTATTGCTTGGCTCTTCATCCCACAATTGACGTTTTACTAACCGGAGGACGTGATTCTGTCTGCCGG GTTTGGGATATACGAAGTAAAATGCAGATTCATGCTCTTTCAGGTCATGATAACACTGTCTGTTCTGTGTTTACGCGGCCAACG GATCCCCAAGTTGTTACAGGTTCTCATGACACTACCATCAAGATGTGGGACCTTAGATATG GTAAAACAATGTCAACTCTTACAAACCATAAAAAATCTGTTCGAGCAATGGCCCAGCATCCCAAAGA GCAAGCTTTTGCATCTGCTTCAGCTGACAATATTAAAAAGTTCACCCTTCCAAAAGGAGAATTTTGCCACAATATGCT CTCTCAACAGAAAACTATCATCAATGCAATGGCTGTCAATGAGGAGGGTGTGATGGTTACTGGAG GCGACAATGGCAGCATGTGGTTCTGGGATTGGAAGAGTGGTCACAATTTCCAGCAATCCCAAACAATTGTCCAGCCTG GTTCATTGGACAGTGAAGCTGGTATTTATGCTTGTACCTATGATCTTACTGGTTCGAGGCTCATAACCTGCGAAGCTGACAAGACGATAAAAATGTGGAAAGAAGATGAGAGTGCCACTCCAGAAACCCATCCCCTTAACTTCAGGCCTCCTAAAGACATCCGTCGATTCTAG
- the LOC100788756 gene encoding probable 3-ketoacyl-CoA synthase 21, whose protein sequence is MGGSAILMSSRVQDMHKAKYKLQHIVRTITAQDDQSHGCVYQQVDPENKEGISISKNIVNVSGDALKKNIASLGPLVLPLKEQFLYLFSIIRNKIWSARKISMYTPNFNHAFEHFCIHSGGRAIIQAVERNLRLRKQDVEPSTMTLYRFGNISSSSIWYELSYIEAKGRMKCGDRVWQIAFGSGFKCNSAVWKCVCDVKPDTATAWRDTIHSYPVDIVRTN, encoded by the coding sequence ATGGGTGGATCAGCTATATTGATGTCTAGTAGAGTCCAAGATATGCATAAGGCAAAGTATAAACTTCAGCATATTGTTAGAACAATCACTGCACAGGATGATCAATCTCATGGATGTGTCTACCAACAAGTTGATCCAGAGAACAAGGAAGGTATATCCATCTCAAAGAACATAGTAAATGTGTCTGGAGATGCACTGAAGAAAAACATAGCTTCTCTAGGACCATTGGTTCTGCCTCTGAAGGAGCAATTCTTGTACTTGTTTTCAATTATTCGTAACAAAATTTGGAGTGCAAGGAAGATAAGCATGTACACTCCAAATTTCAACCATGCTTTTGAGCATTTCTGCATACATTCAGGTGGGAGAGCCATCATTCAAGCTGTTGAAAGAAACTTGAGGCTTAGGAAACAGGATGTGGAGCCGTCAACCATGACTCTTTACAGGTTTGGAAACATTTCATCTTCTTCGATTTGGTATGAGTTGAGCTACATAGAAGCAAAAGGGAGGATGAAATGTGGTGATAGGGTGTGGCAAATTGCATTTGGAAGTGGATTCAAGTGTAACAGTGCTGTGTGGAAGTGTGTTTGTGATGTGAAGCCAGACACTGCCACTGCATGGAGGGATACAATTCATTCATACCCTGTGGATATTGTGAGAACAAACTGA